The following DNA comes from Blattabacterium cuenoti.
TTTTCATCATATGATAGATGATGTTTTTTTTCTGAAAAAATAGAACAACTTTCAAAAAATATTATGCATAAAAAAAAGATAATTTTTCTTATATTCATTGTTTTTTATTTATTATGAATTTTTCTTATATCTCTATCTAATAAATATAAACCTCCTTTATCTTCTCCTATTAATTCGATTTTATCCAAAATCGTCTTAATTAAAGATTCTTCCTCTATTTGTTCCTCTATATACCATTGTAAAAAATTATATGTAAAATAATCCTTCTCTTGCAAAGATAATTCAACTAAAAAATTTATTTTACTAGAAATTTTTCTTTCGTGATCAAGTAATTTTTTAAATAATTCTTTTATAGATCCATATATTGTATTTTTAATACAGACTTTATTAAAAATAACGTTTCCTCCTCTTTGATTAATATATCTTATTAATTTTAACATATGCATTCTTTCTTCATTTGAATGATCATATAAGAATTCACATATTCCTTCAAACCCTGAACTTTCAACATATGAAGCCATGTATAAATATAATTGAGAAGACTCTGATTCTCTATTTATCTGTTTTATTAATTCTATTTGTATTTTTTCACTAAACATACAGATTCTTATGAATTTATTTGTTTTAATAAATGTAACATTTTCTTTTTTAAGGTAGAAGTTCCTACCAATAATGGTAATCTTACATATGGATCACATATTTCTATAAGACTCAAAAGAGTTTTTATTCCTGTAGGATTTCCTTCTTCATAAATAAGATCTATCATGTGAAAAATATCATAAAATATAGAAAACGATTTTTCTATTCTATTCTTTCTTGCTAAAAAAATCATTCTAGAAAAAAGTTTAGGAAAACCTTGAGCAATTACAGAAATAACACCTTCTCCACCTCCTAATATAACAGGTAAAGTGATAAAATCATCTCCTGATATGACACTAAAATTCTGTGGTTTTTTTTCAATAATTTTATAAGACTGTAATATATTTCCAGAAGCTTCTTTTATTCCTATTATTCTTTTAAAATTTTTAGCTAAACGTAAAACAGTATTAGGTAAAACATTAGATCCTGTTCTTTTAGGAACATTATAAATAATTATATCAGCTTCTGTACAATTTACAATTGATTTAAAATGTTGATATATTCCTTCTTGAGAAGGTCTATTATAATAAGGAGAAACTGAAAGAATAGCATAAAAATCTGATACATTTTTTATGCTATTTATTTGTTTTATAACATTTTTTGTATTATTACCTCCTACTCCTAATAATAAAGGAAGTTTTTTATAATTTGCGTTTTGAATACATGCAATTACATCTTTTTTCTCTTCTTCTTTTAAAGTAGCTGTCTCAGCAGTAGTACCCAATACCACTAAATAATCAACTTCATTATCTTCTACATATCTTACAAGCTTTTCAAGTCCATTGAAATCTATTTTTCCATCTTTTTTAAAAGGAGTAACTAACGCTACACCTGTCCCATATAATTTTTTCATTAGATTACTACATTTGCAATATATAAACAGATGTAAAAACGCATATTAATTAAAAAAGAATAATAATACCACAACATATTATTATATACATCAATATCTTTTTGTTCTTGGTCTAGCTATAGATACAATAATATTTCTTCCCATAAATTCTGTTCCATTTAGTTTTTCTATAGCTTGTTTAGCATTCTCTTCATTAGACATTTCTATAAATCCAAATCCTTTGCTTCTTTTGTTTGATGTAGATTCATCAAAAATTATTTTAGCATGAGTCACTTCTCCTATAGATTCGAAATATTTTTTTAATTCTTGTTCTGTCATGTCATATGATAAGTTACCTACGTATAATTTCGTATTGTCCATATTAAAAATAAATTGTTTTAAAAGCAAATTTAGAAAAATATTTTTTCTAAAAATATAATATACATACTTATTATTAAAATTAAATAAGGTTTATTCAAAAAAAAATTCTGATTCTAAATTAAGAAAAATGTTCATTTTTTTTATCTTAAAAAAATGAAATTATTTTTAAGAAAATTTTTAATGAATAATTTTTCTATTGTATCATCGTTATTAGATAACGATTTTTATAAATTCACGATGCAAAATGCTGTTATAAAATTATTTCCATTAGCAAAAGCTAAATATGAATTTATTAATCGAGGGAAACATACTTTTCCAAAAAATTTTGGATATCTTTTAAAAGAAAATTTGAAGAAAATGTCTCTTCTAAAACTTTCAAGTGAAGAAAGAATTTATTTAGAAAAATATTGTCCTTATTTAGATTCTTCTTACTTAGATTTTTTAAATAAATATCAATATAATCCAAAAGAAGTAAATATATATCAAAAAGGAAAGAATATTCAAATGAATATAGAAGGATTATGGAGTAGAACTATTTTATGGGAAGTCCCTATAATGGCTATTATTTCTGAATTATATTATAAGTTAACAGGAGCAAAACGAATATCAAACAAAAAAATTACCATTTTAACTAAAGAAAAATTGAAAAAATATGAAAGATTAAAAGTTCAAATAGGAGAATATGGGACAAGAAGAAGATATTCCTATCGAGTACATAAACTTGTATTAAAAATACTTATGGAATACGGATATCCTTTTTTTATAGGAAGCAGTAATCTTCATTTTTCTCATATTTTTTCAATCAAACCAATAGGAACCCAAGGCCATGAATGGATCATGTTCCATGCAGCAAAATATGGATTTGATGAAGCAGATCGTATAGCAATGGAAAATTGGTTAAACATTTACGGTGGAAATTTAGGGATCGCTTTATCTGATACATATACTTCATCAATTTTTTTCAAAAACTTTAATAAAAAACTATCTAGTATTTTTAAAGGAGTGAGACATGATAGTGGAGATCCTATTTTTTTTGCTAAAGAAACTATTCAACATTATAAAAAATTTCAAATAAATCCCATCAGAAAAAAAATTATATTTTCGGATAATCTTAATCCATATAAAGTAGCTGATATTTCTTCTTTTTGCAAAAACAAAATAATTCCTATTTTCGGAATAGGAACTAATTTTACTAATGATGTAGGTCCTCCTAATATGAATATTGTTATAAAAATGGTTCAAGCTCTTCCAGAAAAAAAATGGGTATCAGTAGTAAAACTATCTAATGTTAAAGAAAAATCTACTGGTAAAAAAAATATGATTTTTTTAGCAAAAAAAACTCTTCATTTATGATAAAAAAGCTTTGATGACATAATGACATTTTATTTTTACCTTTATTTGATTCTAAAAAAAAATTAGATGTAATGGAAGAAAAAAAATCAAATCAAAATTTTTATATTGAGAGTTATGGATGCCAAATGAATGTATCTGATAGTGAGATCGTTACTTCTATATTATTAAAAAACGGATATTTTTTATCTCAAGATTTAAAAAAAGCAAACATTATATTATTAAATTCTTGTTCTATACGAGAAAAAGCAGAATTAACTATCAAAAAAAGACTAGAACAATTAGAATTTCTTAAAAAAAAGAAAAAAATTATGTTTGGAATTATAGGTTGTTTTTCTAAACAAATGGAAAATTTTCTTATAGAAGAAAAAAAAGTAGATTTTATAGTAAATCCTAATTCTTATAAAGAAATATCTAATATCATTTATCATGCAAAAATAGGAAAAAGATACTTATATGCTATAAATAGAAATGAAACATATGAAAATATAAAACCATTTCATATAAATGAAAATAAAGTAACAACTTTTTTAAGTATAACACGAGGATGTAATAATATGTGTACATTCTGCATAGTTCCTTTCACTAGAGGAAGAGAAAAAAGTAGTAGTCCAAATTCTATAATAGAAAAATGCAAACGTTTATATAAAAATGGATATAAAGAAGTGACTCTATTAGGTCAAAATGTTGATTCCTACCAATGGACAGAAAATTTCAATATGAAAAAAAATATAGATTTTTCTGATCTTTTAAATCTTATAGCTAAAGAAAACCCTTTCCTAAGAATTAGATTTTCTACATCTAATCCTCATGATATGTCAGATAAAGTATTGAAAGTAATTTCTAAAAATCCCAACATTTGTAAACATATTCATCTTCCTGTACAATCCGGAAGTAATAAAATATTAAAATTAATGAATAGAAAGTATACCCGTGAAGAATATCTTATTTTAATAAAAAAAATTAGAACTATAATTCCTGAATGCTCTATTTCTCATGATATTATGACCGGTTTTTGTAACGAAGAAGAAAGCGACCACCAAGAGACTATCAGTTTAATGAATGAAGTAAAATATGATTACGGTTATATGTTTTTCTATTCTCCTAGACCCGGAACTTATGCATATAAAAAATTAGAAGATAACGTTCCTATCAATATAAAAAAAAAGCGATTAAAAGAAATTATTAATTTACAAAAAAATCATTCATACTTAAGAATGAAAAAACATTTAGGAAATGTAGAAGAAATTTTAATTGAAGGAAAATCGAAAAGAAATGATCAATATTGGTACGGAAGAAATACACAGAATATTATTGTTGTTTTTCCAAAAAAATCTTCTAAAATAGGAGAATTAGTTCATGTAAAAATAATAAAAAATACATCTGCAACTTTAATAGGTTTAATTTGTTAATAAATAAAGAAATAAAAATATGGAGTCTATCCAAAATATAAAACAAAAATTTGGAATCATTGGATATGATTATACTTTACAAAGAGCATTAGAAAAAGCTATACAAGTCGCCCCTACCGATATTTCTGTTTTAGTTCTTGGAGAAAGCGGAGTAGGAAAAGAATTTATTCCAAAAATTATTCATCAATTTTCTTGTAGAAAACACCATTCTTATATTGCTGTTAATTGTGGAGCTATTCCGGAAGGAACTATAGATAGTGAACTCTTTGGACACGAAAAAGGATCTTTTACAGGAGCTACTAGTATGCGAAAAGGTTATTTTGAAGGAGCAAATGGTGGAACTATTTTTTTAGATGAAGTAGGAGAACTTCCATTAACTACACAAGTACGTCTTCTTAGAATTTTAGAATCTGGAGAATTTATTAAAGTTGGATCTTCTAAAATTCAAAAAACCAATATACGAGTTGTTGCAGCTACTAATTTAAATATGATAGAATCTATACAAAAAGGAAAATTTAGAGAAGATTTATATTATCGTCTTAATACAGTACAAATTAATGTCCCTCCTTTACGTTATCGTAAAAATGATATCCAATTTTTATTCAAAAAATTTTCCAATGATTTTGCAGAAAAATACCATATGCCTCCTATTAGACTTACTAAAGAGTCTTTAAAATATTTAGAAAACTATTCTTGGCCTGGTAATATTAGGCAATTAAAAAATATGACAGAACAAATTGCTGTTGTAGAAACAAAACGGGAAATTTGTGTAGATAAATTAAAAGAATACATTCCAGATAATCTTCCCTCAATATCTTTTTCTCATTCTTCTTTTCATGATTTCTCCAAAGAAAGAGATTTTATTTATAAAATTTTATTTGATATGAAAGAAAATTTTAATAATTTAAAAAATATTACTTTACAATTAATAAAAAACCGTTTTGATCCCAGATTTTTTGAAAAAAACCAACAACTTATGGAAAAAGTTTTCGGTAAAATAATCCATAATAACAATAGAGATAATTCCATTTTTCAATTAGAAGATTTTTCCAAATTATCTTTAAATGAAAATTTAGATTATGAATATGAAGAAGTAGAAGAAGATTCTTTAAAAAATGAATTACCTTCTTTTTCTTTACAAAAAAAAGAAATAGAATTTATTCAAAAAACTCTGAAAAAAAATAATGGAAAAAGAAAAAAAACAGCAAAAGAATTGGGAATTTCAGAACGAACATTATATAGAAAAATAAAACAGTATGGTTTATAAAAAAATTTTTTTTTATTCATTTTCTTATTTTTTGTAAATTGTTATCATCCATCTATTCCTTCATTTTTTAATACAAAAAAAACAATAGAAATAGGTAATTTTTCAGAAAAAATAAATCTACCAAGAAGATCTATTGCTTTTGATTTTAAGAAATATCTTGAAGATTAC
Coding sequences within:
- a CDS encoding ferritin, encoding MFSEKIQIELIKQINRESESSQLYLYMASYVESSGFEGICEFLYDHSNEERMHMLKLIRYINQRGGNVIFNKVCIKNTIYGSIKELFKKLLDHERKISSKINFLVELSLQEKDYFTYNFLQWYIEEQIEEESLIKTILDKIELIGEDKGGLYLLDRDIRKIHNK
- the dapA gene encoding 4-hydroxy-tetrahydrodipicolinate synthase; protein product: MKKLYGTGVALVTPFKKDGKIDFNGLEKLVRYVEDNEVDYLVVLGTTAETATLKEEEKKDVIACIQNANYKKLPLLLGVGGNNTKNVIKQINSIKNVSDFYAILSVSPYYNRPSQEGIYQHFKSIVNCTEADIIIYNVPKRTGSNVLPNTVLRLAKNFKRIIGIKEASGNILQSYKIIEKKPQNFSVISGDDFITLPVILGGGEGVISVIAQGFPKLFSRMIFLARKNRIEKSFSIFYDIFHMIDLIYEEGNPTGIKTLLSLIEICDPYVRLPLLVGTSTLKKKMLHLLKQINS
- a CDS encoding RNA recognition motif domain-containing protein, producing the protein MDNTKLYVGNLSYDMTEQELKKYFESIGEVTHAKIIFDESTSNKRSKGFGFIEMSNEENAKQAIEKLNGTEFMGRNIIVSIARPRTKRY
- the pncB gene encoding nicotinate phosphoribosyltransferase produces the protein MNNFSIVSSLLDNDFYKFTMQNAVIKLFPLAKAKYEFINRGKHTFPKNFGYLLKENLKKMSLLKLSSEERIYLEKYCPYLDSSYLDFLNKYQYNPKEVNIYQKGKNIQMNIEGLWSRTILWEVPIMAIISELYYKLTGAKRISNKKITILTKEKLKKYERLKVQIGEYGTRRRYSYRVHKLVLKILMEYGYPFFIGSSNLHFSHIFSIKPIGTQGHEWIMFHAAKYGFDEADRIAMENWLNIYGGNLGIALSDTYTSSIFFKNFNKKLSSIFKGVRHDSGDPIFFAKETIQHYKKFQINPIRKKIIFSDNLNPYKVADISSFCKNKIIPIFGIGTNFTNDVGPPNMNIVIKMVQALPEKKWVSVVKLSNVKEKSTGKKNMIFLAKKTLHL
- the miaB gene encoding tRNA (N6-isopentenyl adenosine(37)-C2)-methylthiotransferase MiaB, translating into MEEKKSNQNFYIESYGCQMNVSDSEIVTSILLKNGYFLSQDLKKANIILLNSCSIREKAELTIKKRLEQLEFLKKKKKIMFGIIGCFSKQMENFLIEEKKVDFIVNPNSYKEISNIIYHAKIGKRYLYAINRNETYENIKPFHINENKVTTFLSITRGCNNMCTFCIVPFTRGREKSSSPNSIIEKCKRLYKNGYKEVTLLGQNVDSYQWTENFNMKKNIDFSDLLNLIAKENPFLRIRFSTSNPHDMSDKVLKVISKNPNICKHIHLPVQSGSNKILKLMNRKYTREEYLILIKKIRTIIPECSISHDIMTGFCNEEESDHQETISLMNEVKYDYGYMFFYSPRPGTYAYKKLEDNVPINIKKKRLKEIINLQKNHSYLRMKKHLGNVEEILIEGKSKRNDQYWYGRNTQNIIVVFPKKSSKIGELVHVKIIKNTSATLIGLIC
- a CDS encoding sigma 54-interacting transcriptional regulator; protein product: MESIQNIKQKFGIIGYDYTLQRALEKAIQVAPTDISVLVLGESGVGKEFIPKIIHQFSCRKHHSYIAVNCGAIPEGTIDSELFGHEKGSFTGATSMRKGYFEGANGGTIFLDEVGELPLTTQVRLLRILESGEFIKVGSSKIQKTNIRVVAATNLNMIESIQKGKFREDLYYRLNTVQINVPPLRYRKNDIQFLFKKFSNDFAEKYHMPPIRLTKESLKYLENYSWPGNIRQLKNMTEQIAVVETKREICVDKLKEYIPDNLPSISFSHSSFHDFSKERDFIYKILFDMKENFNNLKNITLQLIKNRFDPRFFEKNQQLMEKVFGKIIHNNNRDNSIFQLEDFSKLSLNENLDYEYEEVEEDSLKNELPSFSLQKKEIEFIQKTLKKNNGKRKKTAKELGISERTLYRKIKQYGL